One region of Nitrospiria bacterium genomic DNA includes:
- a CDS encoding carboxypeptidase regulatory-like domain-containing protein — protein sequence MINGRFIISISGLAVMLLAPWAFGPAARADQNSGTLKGEVLINAAPAAGAVVYLQPQGNRPSEPAPREVTIIQEQLRFKPSFSVVPAGTTVRFENRDDEIHNIYSKSGANRFDTGAHLPGTAKKVTLKEPGAVPLRCRTHQNMRGLIFVSPSPYFSVTDDRGEFEIRNVPVGSYRIEAWHPRLTAEESARGAQVLKVDAGPKVLQLRFDAKAPSGTDLTETAGQDWTSVVEQIHAELERAISLWKKGNRTAATSTVMSAMSKLYGESGLREKIAQTIGPDRALEQERRLDSIRKQVQGVGGTEPVTEEALQRESGLLIDGLTEDVKKITAP from the coding sequence ATGATAAACGGTCGATTCATAATTTCAATATCAGGACTGGCCGTGATGCTCCTGGCTCCATGGGCGTTCGGCCCGGCCGCCCGGGCCGATCAAAATAGCGGGACGCTTAAAGGAGAAGTCCTGATCAATGCGGCGCCGGCCGCGGGCGCCGTGGTTTATCTTCAACCCCAGGGAAATCGGCCGTCCGAACCGGCCCCGCGAGAAGTGACGATTATCCAGGAACAGTTGCGCTTCAAACCCTCCTTCAGCGTCGTCCCGGCGGGGACCACCGTCCGGTTCGAAAATCGCGACGATGAAATTCATAACATCTATTCCAAATCGGGGGCCAACCGCTTTGACACCGGAGCCCATCTGCCCGGCACGGCGAAAAAAGTGACTTTAAAGGAACCGGGCGCCGTCCCGTTGCGATGTCGGACGCACCAAAACATGCGCGGGCTTATCTTCGTGTCCCCGTCGCCCTACTTTTCCGTCACCGATGACCGCGGGGAATTTGAGATCCGGAACGTCCCGGTCGGGTCCTACCGAATCGAAGCCTGGCATCCCCGACTGACCGCGGAGGAGAGCGCACGGGGCGCGCAGGTCTTGAAGGTGGACGCCGGTCCGAAGGTCCTGCAGCTGCGGTTCGACGCGAAGGCCCCCAGCGGGACCGACCTGACGGAAACCGCCGGGCAGGACTGGACCTCGGTCGTGGAGCAGATTCATGCGGAGTTGGAGCGGGCGATCAGTCTGTGGAAAAAGGGGAACCGTACCGCTGCGACCTCGACGGTGATGAGTGCCATGTCGAAACTCTACGGGGAATCCGGACTGCGGGAAAAGATCGCTCAAACGATCGGACCGGATCGGGCCCTGGAACAGGAGCGGCGTCTCGACTCGATCCGAAAACAGGTCCAGGGAGTCGGCGGAACGGAACCCGTGACCGAAGAGGCTCTTCAGCGGGAGTCCGGTCTATTAATCGACGGATTGACGGAGGATGTCAAAAAAATCACGGCACCTTGA
- a CDS encoding multicopper oxidase domain-containing protein: MKNRRILFRGLLALLLTFSIKSVALSAETGYTQPGAPDSQSGTTPGWQAKFKDQIAREDAAEGHTGHEDQVNAAMQKLMEEIAKGGPEQASETRGAGSMPGMASMEPNDHSGHPGGSGPFSDMATMQQMDRSYFLGPAPASESVTSGGHCPANAPVKEFDVSAINVEITINQWLDYFPGYMYVLTGNLEKVRAEEKANTEARKKPGYDPGAVTTGLQTDMIQPLNIRANQGDCVILTLRNQMKDDDVSIHIHGSSMIVKSTGQAATMANPDSLVKPGKSQVFEWYIQPDEQEGGHTFHSHVGREQASLGMIGTFIVEPMGSRYLDPITGKETKSGWEVMIDQPNAPDFREFVIIYHEIGDESFRPLNRNGEMIPQRDPNTDAYRPSARAINYRSEPFGINNLAQQEKYFHIEDESLGYSSYTFGDVPTTIPRSYMGDPAKFRLVHGGGEVFHSHHPHGGTIRWLRQPKADGKADFIMNAAANGPVKFPEVRTTSDRVDVQVIGPSEVLDLQTECGSGLCQQLAGDFLFHCHVAHHYVAGMWGYWRVYNTLQTGNYPFGSTDIMPPLQELPDRKGRMKPAVTSDKLINKTMDWYDKKWHITASKSDWSKPIPEISIKDWVKMMLPPAGQPGHTSDEKGQIVAYDATVWDWTWDGNKAMGEPEVTGTFPWPKYKSPIPGKRPPLLFDEKTGKLAWPHFKPHFGKRVPFARHHGPAPWLEPIHMDKDNGALPTDPGSKGAIGQETNQPAKPGEQGRWSLCPSNAGRKQYTIHFIQTPIQLTKALGKEKPVIDPHGTLFVLQEEEAEVKANPGGDKTIPLVYRSSVYDCVDVILKSEWDDNDTTNFQMSKINIHPHFIQFDNQASDGVITGFSYEQSVRPFTELEKKVQKGLPPPMNATLTEDVKAGATAIKIKMVEGATPFHVGTDLMIGMQQVKTSEVLWIKEIKGDTVTFTEPLRFDHKKNEIASVEYVRYRMWVDSDVGTVFWHDHAFGATTWPHGGVGAMIVEPAGSTYHDPKTGKEIRSGPIADIHSTEPIGYGVNGSFREMVVMPHDTVPTTAQVVTAGNPPGQTVQASIDAGQTLSFKMPYDLDKVAIPMLNGGTHTTGGGLNFRAESISRRLNFKPEPSMVFSSRVYQDPSTPLLRAYLGDTIVFRLLHTLMNETHTWHIAGHAFRTERYAEHSDFRNAHHVGIAERYDLVTRAGGPQQMAGDYLHYNGRASHLSEGSWGIIRVLDKEVPDLQKLPGRDEIPASAKSVCPADAPVKTFNVIAADRALKYNPNAPDTIDVDFDRKLQVANPTGKI; the protein is encoded by the coding sequence ATGAAAAATCGAAGAATTCTTTTTAGGGGACTGTTGGCTCTATTGCTGACGTTCTCTATCAAAAGCGTTGCCCTCAGCGCAGAGACCGGATACACGCAGCCGGGTGCGCCGGATTCGCAGAGCGGAACGACACCCGGATGGCAGGCTAAGTTTAAAGACCAGATCGCCCGGGAGGACGCCGCGGAGGGACATACCGGTCACGAAGACCAGGTGAACGCGGCGATGCAGAAGCTGATGGAGGAGATCGCCAAGGGGGGCCCCGAGCAGGCCTCGGAGACCCGCGGCGCGGGGTCGATGCCCGGAATGGCTTCCATGGAGCCGAATGATCATTCGGGGCACCCGGGCGGTTCGGGGCCTTTCTCCGATATGGCCACGATGCAACAAATGGATCGGAGCTATTTCCTCGGCCCGGCCCCGGCCAGCGAAAGCGTTACGTCTGGGGGCCATTGCCCGGCGAACGCCCCCGTTAAAGAGTTTGACGTTTCCGCGATCAATGTCGAGATCACGATCAATCAGTGGTTGGACTATTTTCCCGGGTACATGTATGTTCTGACCGGGAATCTCGAAAAAGTTCGGGCCGAGGAGAAGGCCAACACGGAGGCTCGAAAAAAACCGGGATATGACCCCGGCGCGGTCACGACCGGCCTTCAGACCGACATGATCCAGCCGCTCAATATCCGCGCGAACCAGGGAGACTGCGTGATCCTCACCCTCCGCAATCAAATGAAGGACGATGATGTCAGCATCCATATCCACGGTTCCAGCATGATCGTCAAATCCACCGGCCAGGCAGCCACGATGGCCAATCCCGATTCGCTGGTCAAACCGGGAAAGAGCCAGGTGTTTGAATGGTATATTCAACCCGATGAGCAGGAGGGAGGGCACACCTTTCACAGCCACGTCGGCCGCGAGCAGGCGAGCCTCGGAATGATCGGGACCTTCATCGTCGAGCCGATGGGGTCGCGCTACCTGGACCCGATCACCGGAAAGGAAACAAAAAGCGGTTGGGAAGTCATGATCGACCAGCCCAACGCGCCCGACTTCCGGGAGTTCGTCATCATCTATCATGAGATCGGGGACGAGTCCTTCCGGCCCTTGAACCGGAACGGGGAGATGATTCCCCAGCGGGACCCCAATACCGACGCCTACCGTCCCTCGGCGCGGGCGATCAATTACCGCAGCGAGCCGTTCGGGATCAACAACCTCGCGCAACAGGAGAAATATTTCCATATCGAGGATGAATCGTTGGGCTACAGCTCCTACACCTTTGGGGACGTTCCGACGACCATTCCGCGGTCTTACATGGGCGATCCGGCCAAATTCCGGTTGGTGCACGGGGGCGGCGAGGTGTTTCATTCCCACCATCCGCACGGAGGAACGATCCGCTGGCTCCGCCAGCCCAAAGCGGACGGGAAGGCCGACTTCATCATGAATGCGGCCGCGAACGGCCCGGTGAAGTTCCCGGAGGTCCGGACCACCTCCGACCGCGTGGATGTCCAGGTGATCGGTCCTTCCGAAGTTCTCGACCTCCAGACGGAGTGCGGTTCCGGCCTTTGCCAGCAACTGGCGGGCGATTTCCTGTTCCACTGCCACGTGGCGCACCATTACGTCGCCGGGATGTGGGGTTACTGGCGGGTCTACAACACGCTGCAGACCGGGAACTATCCCTTCGGCAGTACCGACATCATGCCGCCCTTGCAGGAGCTACCCGACCGGAAAGGGCGGATGAAGCCGGCCGTAACATCGGACAAACTGATCAATAAGACGATGGACTGGTACGACAAGAAGTGGCACATTACGGCGAGCAAGTCGGATTGGTCGAAGCCGATTCCGGAAATCTCCATCAAGGACTGGGTGAAGATGATGTTGCCTCCGGCGGGTCAGCCGGGCCATACCTCGGACGAGAAGGGCCAGATCGTGGCCTACGACGCGACGGTGTGGGACTGGACCTGGGACGGGAACAAGGCGATGGGCGAGCCGGAAGTGACAGGCACCTTCCCTTGGCCGAAGTACAAATCGCCGATACCGGGGAAGCGGCCGCCCTTGCTGTTTGATGAGAAGACGGGAAAATTGGCCTGGCCGCATTTCAAGCCGCACTTCGGGAAGCGGGTTCCCTTCGCCCGCCATCACGGCCCCGCGCCGTGGTTGGAGCCGATCCATATGGACAAGGACAACGGAGCCTTGCCGACCGATCCGGGAAGCAAGGGGGCTATCGGCCAGGAAACGAACCAGCCCGCCAAGCCGGGAGAACAGGGTCGGTGGAGTCTCTGTCCTTCCAACGCGGGGAGAAAGCAATACACGATCCATTTCATCCAAACGCCAATACAGCTGACTAAGGCGCTCGGAAAGGAGAAGCCGGTCATCGATCCCCACGGGACCCTCTTTGTTCTTCAGGAGGAGGAGGCCGAGGTTAAGGCCAACCCCGGGGGGGACAAGACGATTCCCCTGGTTTATCGGTCGAGCGTCTACGATTGCGTCGACGTGATCTTGAAAAGCGAGTGGGATGACAACGACACGACGAACTTCCAGATGTCGAAGATCAATATCCATCCCCACTTTATCCAGTTCGACAACCAGGCCTCCGACGGCGTGATCACCGGCTTCTCCTACGAGCAGTCGGTCCGGCCCTTCACCGAATTGGAGAAAAAGGTCCAGAAGGGACTTCCGCCGCCGATGAATGCCACCCTGACCGAGGATGTCAAGGCCGGGGCGACCGCCATCAAGATCAAGATGGTGGAGGGGGCCACGCCCTTCCATGTGGGCACCGACCTGATGATCGGCATGCAGCAGGTGAAGACCTCGGAGGTCCTGTGGATCAAGGAAATCAAAGGGGACACCGTGACCTTTACCGAACCGTTGCGATTCGATCACAAGAAGAACGAGATCGCCTCGGTGGAGTATGTCCGGTACCGGATGTGGGTGGACTCCGATGTCGGCACGGTCTTCTGGCATGACCATGCCTTTGGCGCGACAACTTGGCCGCACGGCGGCGTGGGGGCGATGATCGTGGAGCCGGCCGGTTCGACATACCACGACCCGAAAACCGGAAAGGAAATCCGAAGCGGCCCGATCGCGGACATCCACTCGACCGAGCCGATCGGATACGGGGTGAACGGCAGCTTCCGGGAGATGGTGGTGATGCCGCATGACACGGTGCCGACGACCGCACAGGTCGTGACGGCGGGAAATCCGCCGGGTCAGACGGTTCAGGCATCGATCGATGCCGGACAGACCCTCTCGTTCAAGATGCCGTATGATCTGGACAAAGTGGCTATCCCGATGCTCAACGGCGGGACCCATACCACCGGAGGCGGATTGAACTTCCGTGCCGAGTCGATCTCGAGACGGCTGAATTTCAAGCCGGAGCCGTCGATGGTATTCTCAAGCAGGGTCTATCAGGATCCGAGCACCCCTCTGCTTAGGGCGTATCTCGGTGATACCATTGTCTTTCGTCTGTTGCACACCTTAATGAATGAGACGCACACCTGGCACATCGCCGGCCATGCCTTCCGGACGGAGCGTTACGCGGAACATTCCGACTTCAGGAACGCGCACCACGTCGGGATCGCCGAGCGCTACGACCTGGTCACCAGGGCCGGCGGGCCGCAACAGATGGCCGGGGATTACCTCCATTATAACGGCCGGGCCTCCCATCTATCGGAGGGGAGCTGGGGGATCATCCGGGTCTTGGATAAAGAGGTGCCGGATCTGCAGAAACTCCCGGGACGGGATGAGATCCCGGCCTCGGCGAAGTCGGTCTGCCCGGCGGATGCGCCGGTCAAGACCTTCAACGTGATCGCGGCGGACCGGGCCTTGAAGTACAACCCGAACGCCCCGGACACGATCGACGTGGATTTCGACCGCAAGCTCCAGGTCGCCAACCCGACGGGCAAGATCT
- a CDS encoding tetratricopeptide repeat protein produces MKLGMIGPGIGLLALALLLYSTAVRAATPEDPGKAYFDEGVDLNNQRRFDEAIDKLTKAVRLSPENSRYHQALFTTYLATRQGLKAIEVYKGLTREFPDSPAMHYWLGRLYLQSQSFDDAAREFQRATRLAPKDEHAWISLGHVYYRQGKDEEALKTYREANRLSPKVAVVHAGLGNLYLKKKDYASAEKEYEEALRIDPSLTEVRYNISIVYEKKGEITKAMKQWQAILEDDPNESDAREQLARTYYQRKQYADAVREYSMLSLVRQESPAVFMALGESQIMLGESLKDSDDKEQLKDLAVQAFQRVLELDPKNEQARRYLDQLKSKDQPKASPK; encoded by the coding sequence ATGAAGTTGGGGATGATAGGGCCGGGAATCGGCCTTCTGGCGTTGGCCCTCCTTTTATATTCCACGGCGGTCCGGGCGGCGACACCCGAGGACCCGGGCAAGGCCTACTTCGACGAGGGGGTGGATCTCAACAACCAACGACGCTTCGATGAAGCGATCGACAAATTGACGAAGGCCGTTCGGCTGAGTCCGGAGAATTCCCGCTATCACCAGGCCCTCTTCACGACCTATCTTGCGACGCGGCAGGGTCTGAAGGCGATCGAGGTTTACAAGGGATTGACCCGCGAATTTCCCGACAGTCCCGCCATGCATTACTGGCTGGGACGGCTTTACCTCCAAAGCCAATCCTTCGATGACGCCGCCCGGGAGTTCCAGCGGGCCACCCGGCTGGCGCCCAAGGACGAACATGCCTGGATCTCTCTCGGGCATGTTTATTACCGGCAGGGGAAGGACGAGGAGGCATTGAAGACCTACCGGGAGGCCAATCGATTGTCGCCGAAGGTGGCCGTGGTCCATGCCGGCCTCGGGAACCTGTACCTGAAGAAGAAAGATTATGCGAGTGCCGAGAAGGAGTATGAAGAAGCCCTTCGAATCGATCCCTCGCTCACCGAGGTGCGCTACAACATCAGCATCGTTTATGAAAAAAAAGGCGAGATTACCAAGGCCATGAAACAGTGGCAGGCGATCCTGGAGGACGATCCGAACGAATCCGACGCCCGCGAGCAACTGGCCCGGACCTATTATCAACGCAAACAGTATGCCGATGCAGTGCGGGAGTATTCGATGCTGTCTCTGGTCCGGCAGGAGTCCCCGGCCGTCTTCATGGCCCTCGGCGAGTCCCAGATCATGCTGGGGGAGTCCTTGAAGGATTCGGACGATAAGGAACAGTTGAAGGACTTGGCCGTCCAGGCCTTCCAACGCGTCCTGGAGCTTGATCCGAAAAACGAACAGGCCCGGAGGTATCTCGATCAATTGAAGTCCAAAGATCAACCCAAAGCGTCGCCGAAATGA
- a CDS encoding carboxypeptidase-like regulatory domain-containing protein, whose product MKSQAMKYIFVLGAGLIGTAALGIFGSSVAAAYDEAVVTNGGTLSGKVTLKGAVPEPRIFPLALYPFGPYCNKNKAISDGQGNVRISEFNVAADGGMKDVVVAVEEVKRGKPFKPIVANLVARDCEFLPFVSIVQHNGSFVMKNEDPIIHNAQLYQSEKGNLLLTVPNPPNSTGTFPIKFEKHKKIYQMICGMHEFMQTWGYAVDNPYYALTDGDGKFTIDQLPPGTYKVVAWRPHFKPIEREITVSPNRGASLDFEFDSSTVKRPHYETQEKFRIGQ is encoded by the coding sequence ATGAAGAGTCAGGCGATGAAATATATATTCGTCCTGGGTGCGGGACTTATCGGCACGGCCGCCCTGGGAATTTTTGGAAGTTCCGTTGCCGCGGCCTATGATGAGGCCGTTGTGACCAATGGAGGAACCCTCTCCGGGAAGGTCACATTGAAGGGCGCCGTTCCGGAACCCCGCATCTTCCCCCTCGCCCTTTATCCCTTCGGTCCTTATTGCAACAAGAACAAGGCCATCTCGGACGGCCAGGGCAACGTCCGGATCAGCGAGTTCAATGTTGCGGCCGACGGCGGAATGAAGGACGTCGTGGTGGCCGTGGAGGAGGTAAAGCGGGGAAAGCCGTTCAAGCCCATTGTGGCCAACCTCGTGGCGAGGGATTGCGAGTTCTTGCCCTTCGTCAGCATCGTGCAACACAACGGAAGCTTTGTGATGAAAAACGAAGACCCGATCATCCACAACGCGCAGCTTTATCAGAGCGAAAAGGGGAATTTGCTTCTAACGGTTCCAAACCCTCCGAACTCCACCGGAACCTTTCCCATCAAGTTTGAGAAGCATAAGAAAATATACCAGATGATCTGCGGGATGCACGAGTTCATGCAGACCTGGGGTTATGCCGTGGACAATCCTTACTACGCCCTCACGGACGGCGACGGAAAATTCACGATCGACCAATTGCCGCCGGGAACTTATAAAGTAGTCGCCTGGCGTCCTCATTTCAAGCCGATTGAGCGGGAAATCACGGTTTCTCCCAATAGAGGCGCCTCGCTCGATTTCGAGTTTGATTCAAGCACGGTGAAGCGGCCGCATTATGAAACGCAGGAAAAGTTCCGAATCGGGCAGTGA